The Benincasa hispida cultivar B227 chromosome 11, ASM972705v1, whole genome shotgun sequence genome has a segment encoding these proteins:
- the LOC120089841 gene encoding coiled-coil domain-containing protein 22 isoform X1 has product MEESQEILLNSLQKSGVSIPPDISSIRNLTPPLLFSICAQVLNRIHLQTKIPFSISLPDSVADQFKICSEIASAIKDLGFIGDMSFHKFLYPSEEDLYKLIRFLVERLPEASDGKSKVLEDGDGRKETKADTSKCYYVEDPSDKVNTDDSVFTHQKVENKRADLNIISEETKSSNSIVGRFSDLCLVQQSLGEAAMADNLVNAPKDQSEVSGNESVALQGNNRHEVGSYTEKTCEDQEIRPLEEVTSKASELEHLQVELERLKAVTRIVFDENQSIEFHLQQLEEQINSRNLNLRAMKSQWDAERELLENKRQSLQDSLCASNPKAQEKLQKLREFESEKKLIESEIRRREEENSNLATDIKKQPKQLPRRSYINRVKEITKNSRKQDADIDRILKETRELQLESNNIQERLHRTYAVVDELVFSREAKKDGIGKQAHKLLTSIHENFGEISNKILSTDRLRRETAEYEKKIAASASRSLNFTKLQADLDAIRRENSYLEQHLCYKKTH; this is encoded by the exons ATGGAGGAATCTCAGGAAATTCTTCTGAACTCCCTCCAAAAATCGGGTGTTTCAATCCCTCCAGACATTTCCTCGATTCGGAACTTAACTCCTCCGCTCTTGTTCTCGATCTGTGCTCAAGTTTTGAATCGaattcatctccaaactaaaaTCCCCTTCTCCATTTCTCTGCCGGATTCTGTCGCCGATCAATTCAAGATATGTTCTGAAATCGCTTCCGCTATTAAGGATCTGGGTTTCATTGGAGATATGAGCTTCCATAAG TTCTTGTATCCATCTGAAGAGGACTTGTATAAGTTGATAAGATTCTTGGTGGAGAGGCTTCCTGAAGCTTCAGATGGAAAGTCTAAGGTTTTGGAAGATggtgatggtagaaaagaaacGAAAGCCGACACTTCCAAATGCTACTATGTGGAGGACCCATCAGACAAGGTCAATACTGATGATTCTGTTTTTACCCATCAGAAGGTTGAGAACAAACGTGCTGATCTTAATATTATTTCTGAAGAGACAAAATCGTCAAATTCCATCGTTGGTAGATTCTCTGATTTATGTCTCGTCCAACAAAGCTTGGGTGAAGCAGCTATGGCCGATAACCTTGTTAATGCTCCCAAGGATCAGTCTGAGGTTTCTGGAAATGAATCGGTTGCACTGCAGGGGAATAATAGACATGAAGTTGGTTCTTACACTGAGAAGACCTGTGAA GATCAAGAGATCAGACCTTTGGAAGAGGTCACTTCGAAGGCGTCTGAATTAGAGCATCTTCAAGTGGAGTTGGAAAGGTTGAAGGCAGTGACCAGAATTGTATTCGATGAAAATCAGtcgattgaattccatcttcagCAACTGGAGGAGCAAATAAACTCTAGAAACCTGAATCTTCGTGCAATGAAGTCACAGTG GGATGCAGAGAGGGAgcttttagaaaataaaaggcAAAGTCTACAAGATTCACTATGCGCAAGTAATCCAAAGGCTCAAGAAAAGCTGCAAAAATTGAGGGAGTTTGAATCGGAAAAGAAGCTCATTGAGTCGGAAATCAGGAGGCG GGAGGAAGAGAATTCTAATCTCGCTACAGATATTAAGAAGCAGCCCAAACAATTACCGAGACGATCCTATATCAATAGAGTAAAGGAGATCACAAAAAACAGCCGGAAACAAGATGCCGACATTGATCGAATCCTCAAAGAAACTAGAGAGCTTCAGCTAGAAAGTAACAACATTCAAGAACGCCTCCATAGAACCTACGCAGTTGTGGATGAGCTAGTTTTCAG CAGGGAAGCAAAAAAAGATGGCATAGGCAAGCAAGCACACAAGCTTTTGACTAGTATCCATGAGAACTTCGGCGAGATCTCGAACAAAATCCTCTCTACGGATAGACTAAGAAGAGAAACTGCAGAATACGAGAAGAA
- the LOC120089841 gene encoding coiled-coil domain-containing protein 22 isoform X2 produces MEESQEILLNSLQKSGVSIPPDISSIRNLTPPLLFSICAQVLNRIHLQTKIPFSISLPDSVADQFKICSEIASAIKDLGFIGDMSFHKFLYPSEEDLYKLIRFLVERLPEASDGKSKVLEDGDGRKETKADTSKCYYVEDPSDKVNTDDSVFTHQKVENKRADLNIISEETKSSNSIVGRFSDLCLVQQSLGEAAMADNLVNAPKDQSEVSGNESVALQGNNRHEVGSYTEKTCEDQEIRPLEEVTSKASELEHLQVELERLKAVTRIVFDENQSIEFHLQQLEEQINSRNLNLRAMKSQWDAERELLENKRQSLQDSLCASNPKAQEKLQKLREFESEKKLIESEIRRREEENSNLATDIKKQPKQLPRRSYINRVKEITKNSRKQDADIDRILKETRELQLESNNIQERLHRTYAVVDELVFREAKKDGIGKQAHKLLTSIHENFGEISNKILSTDRLRRETAEYEKKIAASASRSLNFTKLQADLDAIRRENSYLEQHLCYKKTH; encoded by the exons ATGGAGGAATCTCAGGAAATTCTTCTGAACTCCCTCCAAAAATCGGGTGTTTCAATCCCTCCAGACATTTCCTCGATTCGGAACTTAACTCCTCCGCTCTTGTTCTCGATCTGTGCTCAAGTTTTGAATCGaattcatctccaaactaaaaTCCCCTTCTCCATTTCTCTGCCGGATTCTGTCGCCGATCAATTCAAGATATGTTCTGAAATCGCTTCCGCTATTAAGGATCTGGGTTTCATTGGAGATATGAGCTTCCATAAG TTCTTGTATCCATCTGAAGAGGACTTGTATAAGTTGATAAGATTCTTGGTGGAGAGGCTTCCTGAAGCTTCAGATGGAAAGTCTAAGGTTTTGGAAGATggtgatggtagaaaagaaacGAAAGCCGACACTTCCAAATGCTACTATGTGGAGGACCCATCAGACAAGGTCAATACTGATGATTCTGTTTTTACCCATCAGAAGGTTGAGAACAAACGTGCTGATCTTAATATTATTTCTGAAGAGACAAAATCGTCAAATTCCATCGTTGGTAGATTCTCTGATTTATGTCTCGTCCAACAAAGCTTGGGTGAAGCAGCTATGGCCGATAACCTTGTTAATGCTCCCAAGGATCAGTCTGAGGTTTCTGGAAATGAATCGGTTGCACTGCAGGGGAATAATAGACATGAAGTTGGTTCTTACACTGAGAAGACCTGTGAA GATCAAGAGATCAGACCTTTGGAAGAGGTCACTTCGAAGGCGTCTGAATTAGAGCATCTTCAAGTGGAGTTGGAAAGGTTGAAGGCAGTGACCAGAATTGTATTCGATGAAAATCAGtcgattgaattccatcttcagCAACTGGAGGAGCAAATAAACTCTAGAAACCTGAATCTTCGTGCAATGAAGTCACAGTG GGATGCAGAGAGGGAgcttttagaaaataaaaggcAAAGTCTACAAGATTCACTATGCGCAAGTAATCCAAAGGCTCAAGAAAAGCTGCAAAAATTGAGGGAGTTTGAATCGGAAAAGAAGCTCATTGAGTCGGAAATCAGGAGGCG GGAGGAAGAGAATTCTAATCTCGCTACAGATATTAAGAAGCAGCCCAAACAATTACCGAGACGATCCTATATCAATAGAGTAAAGGAGATCACAAAAAACAGCCGGAAACAAGATGCCGACATTGATCGAATCCTCAAAGAAACTAGAGAGCTTCAGCTAGAAAGTAACAACATTCAAGAACGCCTCCATAGAACCTACGCAGTTGTGGATGAGCTAGTTTTCAG GGAAGCAAAAAAAGATGGCATAGGCAAGCAAGCACACAAGCTTTTGACTAGTATCCATGAGAACTTCGGCGAGATCTCGAACAAAATCCTCTCTACGGATAGACTAAGAAGAGAAACTGCAGAATACGAGAAGAA
- the LOC120089841 gene encoding coiled-coil domain-containing protein 22 isoform X3, protein MCCLQQFLYPSEEDLYKLIRFLVERLPEASDGKSKVLEDGDGRKETKADTSKCYYVEDPSDKVNTDDSVFTHQKVENKRADLNIISEETKSSNSIVGRFSDLCLVQQSLGEAAMADNLVNAPKDQSEVSGNESVALQGNNRHEVGSYTEKTCEDQEIRPLEEVTSKASELEHLQVELERLKAVTRIVFDENQSIEFHLQQLEEQINSRNLNLRAMKSQWDAERELLENKRQSLQDSLCASNPKAQEKLQKLREFESEKKLIESEIRRREEENSNLATDIKKQPKQLPRRSYINRVKEITKNSRKQDADIDRILKETRELQLESNNIQERLHRTYAVVDELVFSREAKKDGIGKQAHKLLTSIHENFGEISNKILSTDRLRRETAEYEKKIAASASRSLNFTKLQADLDAIRRENSYLEQHLCYKKTH, encoded by the exons ATGTGTTGCTTACAACAGTTCTTGTATCCATCTGAAGAGGACTTGTATAAGTTGATAAGATTCTTGGTGGAGAGGCTTCCTGAAGCTTCAGATGGAAAGTCTAAGGTTTTGGAAGATggtgatggtagaaaagaaacGAAAGCCGACACTTCCAAATGCTACTATGTGGAGGACCCATCAGACAAGGTCAATACTGATGATTCTGTTTTTACCCATCAGAAGGTTGAGAACAAACGTGCTGATCTTAATATTATTTCTGAAGAGACAAAATCGTCAAATTCCATCGTTGGTAGATTCTCTGATTTATGTCTCGTCCAACAAAGCTTGGGTGAAGCAGCTATGGCCGATAACCTTGTTAATGCTCCCAAGGATCAGTCTGAGGTTTCTGGAAATGAATCGGTTGCACTGCAGGGGAATAATAGACATGAAGTTGGTTCTTACACTGAGAAGACCTGTGAA GATCAAGAGATCAGACCTTTGGAAGAGGTCACTTCGAAGGCGTCTGAATTAGAGCATCTTCAAGTGGAGTTGGAAAGGTTGAAGGCAGTGACCAGAATTGTATTCGATGAAAATCAGtcgattgaattccatcttcagCAACTGGAGGAGCAAATAAACTCTAGAAACCTGAATCTTCGTGCAATGAAGTCACAGTG GGATGCAGAGAGGGAgcttttagaaaataaaaggcAAAGTCTACAAGATTCACTATGCGCAAGTAATCCAAAGGCTCAAGAAAAGCTGCAAAAATTGAGGGAGTTTGAATCGGAAAAGAAGCTCATTGAGTCGGAAATCAGGAGGCG GGAGGAAGAGAATTCTAATCTCGCTACAGATATTAAGAAGCAGCCCAAACAATTACCGAGACGATCCTATATCAATAGAGTAAAGGAGATCACAAAAAACAGCCGGAAACAAGATGCCGACATTGATCGAATCCTCAAAGAAACTAGAGAGCTTCAGCTAGAAAGTAACAACATTCAAGAACGCCTCCATAGAACCTACGCAGTTGTGGATGAGCTAGTTTTCAG CAGGGAAGCAAAAAAAGATGGCATAGGCAAGCAAGCACACAAGCTTTTGACTAGTATCCATGAGAACTTCGGCGAGATCTCGAACAAAATCCTCTCTACGGATAGACTAAGAAGAGAAACTGCAGAATACGAGAAGAA
- the LOC120089841 gene encoding coiled-coil domain-containing protein 22 isoform X4, producing MCCLQQFLYPSEEDLYKLIRFLVERLPEASDGKSKVLEDGDGRKETKADTSKCYYVEDPSDKVNTDDSVFTHQKVENKRADLNIISEETKSSNSIVGRFSDLCLVQQSLGEAAMADNLVNAPKDQSEVSGNESVALQGNNRHEVGSYTEKTCEDQEIRPLEEVTSKASELEHLQVELERLKAVTRIVFDENQSIEFHLQQLEEQINSRNLNLRAMKSQWDAERELLENKRQSLQDSLCASNPKAQEKLQKLREFESEKKLIESEIRRREEENSNLATDIKKQPKQLPRRSYINRVKEITKNSRKQDADIDRILKETRELQLESNNIQERLHRTYAVVDELVFREAKKDGIGKQAHKLLTSIHENFGEISNKILSTDRLRRETAEYEKKIAASASRSLNFTKLQADLDAIRRENSYLEQHLCYKKTH from the exons ATGTGTTGCTTACAACAGTTCTTGTATCCATCTGAAGAGGACTTGTATAAGTTGATAAGATTCTTGGTGGAGAGGCTTCCTGAAGCTTCAGATGGAAAGTCTAAGGTTTTGGAAGATggtgatggtagaaaagaaacGAAAGCCGACACTTCCAAATGCTACTATGTGGAGGACCCATCAGACAAGGTCAATACTGATGATTCTGTTTTTACCCATCAGAAGGTTGAGAACAAACGTGCTGATCTTAATATTATTTCTGAAGAGACAAAATCGTCAAATTCCATCGTTGGTAGATTCTCTGATTTATGTCTCGTCCAACAAAGCTTGGGTGAAGCAGCTATGGCCGATAACCTTGTTAATGCTCCCAAGGATCAGTCTGAGGTTTCTGGAAATGAATCGGTTGCACTGCAGGGGAATAATAGACATGAAGTTGGTTCTTACACTGAGAAGACCTGTGAA GATCAAGAGATCAGACCTTTGGAAGAGGTCACTTCGAAGGCGTCTGAATTAGAGCATCTTCAAGTGGAGTTGGAAAGGTTGAAGGCAGTGACCAGAATTGTATTCGATGAAAATCAGtcgattgaattccatcttcagCAACTGGAGGAGCAAATAAACTCTAGAAACCTGAATCTTCGTGCAATGAAGTCACAGTG GGATGCAGAGAGGGAgcttttagaaaataaaaggcAAAGTCTACAAGATTCACTATGCGCAAGTAATCCAAAGGCTCAAGAAAAGCTGCAAAAATTGAGGGAGTTTGAATCGGAAAAGAAGCTCATTGAGTCGGAAATCAGGAGGCG GGAGGAAGAGAATTCTAATCTCGCTACAGATATTAAGAAGCAGCCCAAACAATTACCGAGACGATCCTATATCAATAGAGTAAAGGAGATCACAAAAAACAGCCGGAAACAAGATGCCGACATTGATCGAATCCTCAAAGAAACTAGAGAGCTTCAGCTAGAAAGTAACAACATTCAAGAACGCCTCCATAGAACCTACGCAGTTGTGGATGAGCTAGTTTTCAG GGAAGCAAAAAAAGATGGCATAGGCAAGCAAGCACACAAGCTTTTGACTAGTATCCATGAGAACTTCGGCGAGATCTCGAACAAAATCCTCTCTACGGATAGACTAAGAAGAGAAACTGCAGAATACGAGAAGAA